A single region of the Changchengzhania lutea genome encodes:
- a CDS encoding relaxase/mobilization nuclease domain-containing protein, which produces MIGKGKSISHTRASMSYGWNQEKDVEIVLKEFLHGDSPAEITKEFKMLQDQNYHCTKNTLSFVISPTIEDGKRLEAKELQAITKRFMHEMKLGERQAIAFVHQDKDHKHIHLYVNRIDFKGVAYNDSFIGKRSQLAAEKAAEHLGLTTVKQVQFEKELNLLEIRTEIKRRHDLTMKQFKPRSFDDYLKSMEANGVKVIPTINNQNKLQGFRFEFDGHNLKGSEVNRNMSLGNIGKQMSGIQGKSILEENSVSINLAGKVVDLMPSLALKVTKFILKKAIQKGMGY; this is translated from the coding sequence ATGATAGGGAAAGGAAAAAGCATATCACATACTAGAGCTTCCATGTCGTATGGATGGAACCAGGAAAAGGATGTTGAAATTGTACTAAAGGAATTTCTGCACGGCGATTCTCCTGCAGAAATCACAAAAGAGTTTAAGATGCTCCAGGATCAGAATTACCATTGTACTAAGAATACGTTGTCGTTTGTAATTAGTCCGACCATAGAAGATGGCAAACGATTAGAAGCAAAAGAACTGCAAGCAATAACCAAACGTTTTATGCATGAGATGAAACTAGGAGAACGACAGGCGATTGCATTTGTGCACCAGGATAAAGATCATAAGCATATTCATCTATATGTTAATCGTATTGATTTTAAAGGTGTGGCTTATAACGATAGCTTTATTGGTAAACGGAGTCAGTTAGCGGCAGAAAAAGCAGCAGAGCATCTGGGGTTAACAACGGTAAAACAAGTGCAATTTGAAAAGGAATTGAATCTATTAGAAATACGAACAGAAATTAAACGCAGACACGATCTGACTATGAAACAATTCAAGCCCAGATCATTTGATGATTATTTAAAGTCCATGGAAGCTAATGGTGTTAAAGTTATTCCGACGATAAACAATCAAAACAAATTACAGGGTTTCCGTTTTGAATTTGACGGTCATAATCTTAAAGGTAGTGAAGTAAATCGCAATATGTCGCTTGGAAATATAGGAAAGCAGATGTCTGGAATTCAAGGCAAAAGTATTTTAGAAGAAAATAGTGTAAGTATTAATCTTGCCGGAAAAGTGGTGGATTTGATGCCCAGTTTGGCATTGAAAGTAACCAAGTTCATTCTTAAAAAAGCAATACAAAAAGGAATGGGCTACTAA
- a CDS encoding DUF6730 family protein has protein sequence MTKLEELSALMVNEINDFKNGLEKLEQINTQLKDTKIKMDLKEYRIMTESHQQKMASHLYKMERIEDRIDSKLKEAKIYPNWVVVVFIVSLLFGVVSVSYILLK, from the coding sequence ATGACAAAACTTGAAGAATTATCGGCATTGATGGTCAATGAAATTAACGACTTTAAAAATGGCTTAGAAAAACTGGAGCAAATCAATACTCAATTAAAAGACACCAAAATCAAGATGGATTTGAAAGAATATAGGATAATGACTGAATCACATCAACAAAAAATGGCATCACATTTATATAAAATGGAACGGATAGAAGATCGTATTGATAGTAAATTGAAGGAAGCAAAGATTTATCCTAATTGGGTGGTTGTGGTATTTATTGTTAGTTTACTGTTTGGGGTGGTTTCAGTCTCGTATATTTTATTAAAA
- a CDS encoding toprim domain-containing protein yields the protein MKRKINCETARDFSAEKALEKLGHFPKRTTEKEAWFLSPFRSETQASFKVSKTKNRWYDHGEGIGGNVIDLVCKILKCTIKEALEFLNDGLVNRALNQQLIYNEIETGIEIIKVQEIIHPALIQYLNSRSISLSIANRYCKEVWYTSKYKQFFAIGLNNNKSGWELRNKIFKNSSSLKSYTYFQNNNRQSIILEGMFDLLSLATLNETQIKASDIIVLNSIAFIKDIEIHIKKYESAYLYLDNDRAGQRATKYLINNNNHVVNQSSIYKNYKDLNDLLCHEKRKEI from the coding sequence ATGAAAAGAAAAATAAATTGTGAAACAGCCCGAGATTTTTCAGCGGAAAAAGCACTGGAAAAATTAGGACACTTTCCCAAAAGGACAACGGAAAAAGAAGCTTGGTTTCTAAGTCCTTTTAGGTCAGAAACCCAAGCCTCTTTTAAAGTCTCTAAAACCAAAAACCGATGGTATGATCATGGCGAAGGTATTGGCGGAAATGTAATCGATTTAGTTTGTAAAATTTTGAAGTGTACCATTAAAGAAGCTTTAGAGTTTTTAAATGATGGTTTGGTAAATAGGGCATTAAATCAACAGCTAATTTATAACGAAATAGAAACAGGAATTGAGATTATTAAAGTTCAAGAAATAATACACCCAGCTTTAATTCAATATTTAAATTCCAGAAGTATTTCGCTCTCAATAGCAAACAGATATTGCAAAGAAGTTTGGTACACCTCTAAATACAAACAGTTTTTCGCTATTGGATTAAACAATAACAAAAGCGGTTGGGAATTACGAAATAAAATTTTTAAAAACAGCAGCAGCCTGAAATCCTATACTTATTTTCAAAACAACAATAGGCAATCAATCATTTTGGAAGGCATGTTTGATTTATTATCCCTGGCCACTTTAAATGAAACCCAGATTAAAGCTTCAGACATCATTGTTTTGAATTCTATTGCGTTCATAAAAGATATTGAAATACATATTAAAAAATACGAATCGGCATACCTCTATTTAGATAATGACAGAGCTGGACAACGAGCAACAAAATATTTGATAAATAATAACAATCATGTAGTGAACCAAAGTAGTATCTATAAAAACTATAAAGATTTAAATGACCTATTATGTCATGAAAAAAGAAAAGAAATTTGA
- the mbpA gene encoding mobilization protein MbpA: protein MKKEKKFDVKSTNKKKQYVKIPADVLDTSDSIALNLQRTSDENEIIIGRNSRCVSVDTFSFTPHGRKEKKRVFKGKSDLVKFRCSIYEKKLLKVKAARSGLSLSEYIRRSLFEQEITERFTEEHIDIYKMLIKYHNNFKSIGNMFKKRNPKLTEEVYDLANTIKVHLKKFQK from the coding sequence ATGAAAAAAGAAAAGAAATTTGATGTAAAATCAACAAATAAAAAGAAGCAGTATGTAAAGATTCCTGCCGATGTATTGGATACCTCAGATAGCATAGCATTGAATTTGCAAAGGACTTCTGATGAAAACGAAATCATCATAGGAAGGAATTCGAGATGTGTGTCTGTGGACACATTCTCGTTTACTCCCCATGGTCGCAAAGAAAAAAAAAGAGTGTTTAAGGGGAAAAGTGACCTCGTTAAATTTCGATGTTCTATCTACGAAAAGAAGCTTCTGAAAGTTAAAGCAGCAAGAAGCGGATTGAGTTTAAGTGAATACATCAGGCGTAGTTTATTTGAACAAGAAATTACCGAACGTTTTACTGAAGAACATATAGATATTTATAAGATGCTTATCAAATACCATAACAACTTTAAGTCTATTGGTAATATGTTTAAAAAACGAAATCCAAAACTGACTGAGGAAGTCTATGACTTAGCAAATACAATTAAAGTACATCTTAAAAAGTTTCAGAAATGA
- a CDS encoding cytosine permease: MENTSKNSKENIDSAFTPIPANERQPWYVPAIIFGGLEFCIPVLLIGGILIGNFSILEIIGILMVGLVFFQWIGNAIQGYIGAKTGLTSSALAALSFGKEQSRVIVGIVILMLTLGWWAIQTSVAADAFVALLGINKQEDLLLYILSTTVIGFLFAIPSILGYGSIKWVDYIAIPAGLILVTVALYLSINNLGWEKIASWNPEGSMSFVEAINLVIGINVAQWLIAPDYTRFAKPRWRDNILIPLGIIIVGFPLFIVGGIMSMGSGNSDIVQVMQELGFPAWGFVVLWVATWTSQLVSNYTGGLVLCNMFNLNDDKSRKIMTMLFAVGGIILALVGIMNQFVNFLYALALIIPLIAGVIMSHYFFVNKTDFTPKQSWNWLATISVVTGLLVGYLTQYQYSIGVPAVQSLIVSGVVYVLLNNWLKRK; encoded by the coding sequence ATGGAAAATACTTCAAAAAATTCAAAAGAAAATATAGATTCTGCTTTCACACCTATACCTGCAAATGAACGTCAACCTTGGTATGTTCCAGCTATTATATTTGGTGGACTAGAGTTTTGCATTCCTGTATTATTAATAGGAGGAATTCTAATTGGAAATTTTAGCATACTAGAAATTATAGGAATTTTAATGGTAGGTCTCGTATTTTTCCAATGGATTGGGAATGCTATTCAAGGTTATATCGGTGCTAAAACGGGTTTAACTTCATCAGCTTTGGCTGCTTTAAGTTTTGGAAAAGAACAATCTAGAGTAATTGTAGGTATTGTTATTTTGATGTTAACTTTAGGCTGGTGGGCTATTCAAACCTCAGTTGCTGCAGATGCTTTTGTAGCGTTATTGGGGATTAATAAGCAGGAAGATTTATTATTATATATTTTGAGTACTACTGTTATCGGTTTTCTTTTTGCTATTCCTTCGATATTAGGTTATGGTTCTATAAAATGGGTAGATTATATAGCTATTCCTGCAGGATTGATTTTGGTTACTGTAGCACTTTATTTATCTATTAACAATTTAGGATGGGAAAAAATAGCATCATGGAACCCAGAAGGAAGCATGTCTTTTGTTGAAGCTATTAATTTGGTTATTGGTATTAATGTTGCCCAGTGGCTAATTGCTCCAGATTATACCCGATTTGCAAAGCCTAGGTGGAGAGATAATATTTTAATTCCATTAGGTATTATTATCGTAGGGTTTCCTTTGTTTATAGTTGGTGGTATTATGTCTATGGGATCAGGAAATTCAGATATTGTACAAGTCATGCAAGAATTAGGTTTTCCAGCTTGGGGATTTGTAGTCTTGTGGGTGGCTACTTGGACGAGTCAATTGGTAAGTAATTACACAGGAGGTTTGGTGCTTTGCAATATGTTTAATTTGAATGATGATAAAAGTAGAAAAATAATGACGATGCTATTTGCGGTAGGCGGAATTATATTAGCACTGGTAGGTATTATGAATCAGTTTGTTAATTTTCTTTATGCCTTAGCTCTCATAATCCCTTTAATTGCAGGCGTAATAATGAGTCATTACTTTTTTGTTAATAAAACTGATTTTACACCAAAGCAATCTTGGAATTGGTTAGCGACAATAAGTGTTGTTACTGGTCTTTTAGTTGGTTACTTAACTCAATATCAATACTCAATAGGTGTTCCTGCTGTTCAATCATTAATAGTCTCTGGAGTTGTATATGTACTTTTAAATAATTGGCTGAAACGTAAATAA
- a CDS encoding primase-helicase family protein: METIKQDHGKDHLSKIPKYDGFTCIPSHLNFKQDYLGFYNIYSPLGKSPVEGDISKSLKFVKHIFGKHYELGLDYLQLLYLKPIQVLPILCLVSKERSTGKSTFLKWLKEIFDNNLTYLTNDSFSSQFNADWANILLICIDEVLFNKEELTERIKYLSTTNINKLEAKGKDKREVEFFGKFILCSNNEDNFIKIDANETRFWVIKVPSIKLEETHFLENLIKEIPAFMHFLVNRKMSSKHLTRMWFTAQQIKTNALTKLVQNNRNRVEKELASILLSVIEKFDLETVNLCPMDALLSLNKTRVKTDLTQLRKLLKIDWKLTNKENSNKYQKFVIWSDGDMTLVDAKGRYFTVEKDFLTKNFDDTMTDL; this comes from the coding sequence ATGGAGACCATCAAGCAAGACCACGGTAAAGACCATTTGAGTAAAATCCCAAAATATGATGGGTTTACTTGTATTCCCAGTCACTTAAATTTTAAGCAAGACTACCTCGGGTTTTACAATATATATTCTCCTTTGGGTAAATCTCCTGTGGAAGGGGATATTTCAAAATCCTTAAAATTTGTAAAGCATATTTTCGGGAAGCACTATGAACTGGGGTTGGATTATTTGCAATTGTTGTATTTAAAGCCTATTCAAGTACTACCCATATTATGTTTGGTATCTAAAGAACGTTCCACAGGAAAAAGCACTTTTTTAAAATGGCTCAAGGAAATTTTTGATAACAATCTGACCTATTTAACTAACGATAGTTTCAGTAGTCAGTTTAATGCCGATTGGGCAAACATACTTTTAATCTGCATAGACGAAGTACTATTCAATAAAGAAGAACTTACAGAGCGGATCAAATATTTAAGCACCACTAATATTAATAAGTTAGAAGCGAAAGGGAAGGATAAACGTGAAGTCGAGTTTTTTGGAAAGTTTATACTATGCAGTAATAATGAAGATAATTTCATAAAAATAGATGCCAACGAAACACGATTCTGGGTAATTAAGGTTCCAAGTATAAAACTAGAGGAGACTCATTTTCTGGAGAACCTCATAAAAGAAATCCCTGCCTTTATGCATTTTCTAGTAAACCGAAAAATGAGTTCTAAACATTTAACCCGGATGTGGTTTACAGCGCAACAAATAAAAACTAATGCCTTAACGAAATTAGTTCAAAACAATCGTAATCGTGTTGAAAAAGAACTTGCAAGTATTCTATTGAGCGTCATAGAAAAATTTGATTTGGAAACTGTAAATCTATGTCCCATGGATGCTTTATTATCACTTAATAAAACCCGAGTAAAGACAGATCTAACTCAACTTCGAAAATTACTAAAAATTGATTGGAAATTAACCAACAAAGAGAACTCAAATAAATATCAAAAGTTTGTGATTTGGTCGGATGGAGATATGACTTTAGTAGATGCAAAAGGCAGATATTTTACGGTCGAAAAAGATTTCTTGACCAAAAATTTTGATGATACGATGACAGACTTGTAG
- a CDS encoding proline dehydrogenase family protein, which yields MKQIFDNTEIALALKSDSELDRAYFLFKMINKEPLVKIGAAVTKFALNANLPVENLIRSTVFDHFCGGINEEDCLKGINKMYTKNMHTVLDYSVEGKEEEEQFDYAVQKTLSTLEYAKNHKAIPFVVFKPTGFGRFEIYQKLTERITLSDLEHEEWDTIKKRFHTVCKKAYDSDIPVLIDAEESWMQDAGDDLIEEMMMTYNKKRALIFNTLQAYRWDRLDYLKNLHQRAKIKGFKIGMKLVRGAYMEKERERAFKKAYKDPICVNKNATDNLYNDTLKYIVGNLNDIELFAGTHNEESSYLLMNLLEQKNIYQNDKRVWYGQLYGMSDHISYNLSENGYNVAKYLPFGPVRDVMPYLIRRAEENTSVAGQTSRELFLIKNEKERRSQLKKQMF from the coding sequence ATGAAGCAAATATTTGACAATACTGAAATTGCACTAGCATTAAAATCAGATTCAGAACTTGATAGGGCTTATTTTCTATTTAAAATGATAAACAAAGAACCACTTGTGAAGATTGGTGCTGCGGTAACTAAATTTGCTTTGAATGCAAATCTTCCAGTTGAAAATTTGATTCGTTCTACAGTTTTTGACCATTTCTGTGGTGGAATAAATGAAGAGGATTGTCTTAAGGGAATTAACAAAATGTATACTAAAAATATGCATACTGTTTTAGACTATTCGGTTGAAGGAAAAGAAGAAGAAGAGCAGTTTGATTATGCTGTTCAAAAAACCTTAAGTACATTAGAATATGCAAAAAATCACAAGGCAATACCTTTTGTAGTATTTAAACCAACAGGCTTTGGAAGATTTGAAATTTATCAAAAACTTACAGAAAGAATTACTTTAAGTGATTTAGAACATGAAGAATGGGATACTATCAAAAAGCGATTTCATACGGTTTGCAAGAAAGCTTATGATAGTGATATTCCCGTTTTAATTGATGCTGAGGAAAGTTGGATGCAAGATGCAGGTGATGATTTAATTGAAGAAATGATGATGACCTACAATAAAAAACGAGCATTAATATTTAATACATTGCAGGCATATCGTTGGGATAGGCTCGACTATTTAAAGAATCTACACCAAAGAGCTAAAATCAAAGGATTCAAAATCGGAATGAAATTGGTTAGAGGTGCTTATATGGAAAAAGAAAGGGAACGAGCTTTCAAAAAAGCCTATAAAGATCCTATTTGTGTAAATAAAAATGCAACTGACAACTTGTATAATGATACTTTGAAATATATAGTAGGAAATTTAAATGATATTGAATTATTTGCAGGAACGCATAATGAAGAAAGTTCATATTTGCTAATGAACTTATTAGAACAAAAAAATATATATCAAAACGATAAACGAGTTTGGTATGGACAATTGTATGGTATGAGCGACCATATTAGCTATAATTTATCTGAAAATGGATATAACGTAGCAAAGTATTTGCCATTTGGCCCTGTTAGGGATGTAATGCCATATTTAATTAGAAGAGCGGAAGAGAATACCTCGGTTGCTGGTCAAACTTCGAGAGAGTTATTTTTAATTAAAAATGAAAAAGAGAGAAGAAGCCAATTAAAAAAGCAGATGTTTTAA
- a CDS encoding helix-turn-helix domain-containing protein, which translates to MDNLLILERLDRLEKLLIGSKEVLTFDEACDYTGISRSYLYKLTASGRIPHSKPNGKMLFFEKAKLVDWLLQNKRKSKREIEAEVSAYAVQHKTV; encoded by the coding sequence ATGGACAATTTATTGATACTCGAACGATTAGATCGTTTAGAAAAACTACTCATAGGAAGCAAGGAAGTATTAACTTTTGATGAAGCATGTGATTATACAGGTATATCCAGAAGTTACCTTTATAAACTCACGGCTTCAGGAAGAATTCCCCACTCCAAACCCAATGGGAAAATGCTCTTTTTTGAGAAAGCTAAACTTGTGGATTGGTTACTTCAAAATAAACGCAAGTCTAAACGTGAGATAGAAGCAGAAGTTTCGGCTTATGCTGTGCAACATAAAACAGTATAG